The following proteins are co-located in the Anoplopoma fimbria isolate UVic2021 breed Golden Eagle Sablefish chromosome 18, Afim_UVic_2022, whole genome shotgun sequence genome:
- the LOC129107264 gene encoding NADH dehydrogenase [ubiquinone] 1 beta subcomplex subunit 1-like, translating into MVNFAALAREHWVNILVPMGFVIGWYLDKQQDQKLTAFRNKSFLFSRELKPSEEVTWK; encoded by the exons ATGGTCAACTTTGCAGCACTTGCCCGTGAGCATTGGGTGAACATATTGGTGCCCATGGGCTTTGTGATTGGATGGTACCTTGACAAACAACAGGACCAGAAGCTGACAGCTTTCAGGaacaaaagttttttgtttagcag GGAGCTGAAGCCTAGTGAAGAGGTGACCTGGAAGTAG
- the riox1 gene encoding ribosomal oxygenase 1, whose amino-acid sequence MERKHMSAFALYQTLPADLPEPATKPLRQVADKKKRKKENGANKVPTVKAQLKPERKKRRKKLLKSPQREESLKGVTEDEECVNGDGEALDALLADLAKINNSRERASKLFQWLINPIPAKSFFRETWEKKPILVQRKNSGYYKGLFSTAEFDRILRQEDVQYGVNLDVTSYTKGRRETHNPPGRALPFTVWDFYRSGCSLRMLNPQSFSSTVWNVLSIFQEQFGSMAGANVYLTPPGTQGFAPHYDDIEAFVVQLEGKKHWRVYNPRTEDEVLPVLSSTNFNQKDIGKPILEVVLEAGDLLYFPRGFIHQGDCLPDAHSLHITISSYQKNSWGDLLHKVVPAALEIAMEEDVEFRQGLPLDYLTYMGVQNSDKDDPRRTKFFSQTEYLMKKLATYSPVDAAVDQKARGFLHDCLPPMLTPEELASSVQGASARWECGQVMDVGSQITTQTRVRVLRAGCARLCSDGEAVNLYYTTENSRVYHKEELKSFEIKAEHTDAIEFLIHSYPKFVTVGSFPCDSAQDRIALAELLFERGIIHTAEPL is encoded by the exons atggagagaaaacacatgTCAGCCTTTGCGTTGTATCAAACGTTGCCTGCAGACTTGCCTGAACCGGCTACGAAGCCTCTCCGGCAG GTGGCAGataagaagaaaaggaaaaaggagaatGGGGCCAATAAGGTCCCCACAGTAAAAGCTCAATTAAAGcctgaaaggaagaaaaggcGAAAGAAGCTTCTTAAGTCTCCACAAAGAGAGGAGAGCCTTAAGGGAGTTACAGAA GATGAGGAGTGTGTAAATGGAGATGGTGAGGCTTTGGATGCTTTGCTGGCCGACCTGGCAAAAATCAACAACAGTAGGGAGAGAGCGAGCAAGCTGTTCCAGTGGCTCATCAACCCCATTCCTGCCAAATCCTTCTTCAG AGAAACATGGGAAAAGAAGCCCATTCTGGTTCAACGTAAGAATTCCGGTTATTACAAGGGACTATTCTCCACAGCAGAGTTTGATCGCATATTAAGACAG GAGGATGTTCAGTACGGAGTGAACCTGGATGTCACGAGCTACACTAAGGGTAGGAGGGAGACACACAATCCTCCGGGGAGAGCTCTGCCGTTCACTGTCTGGGACTTCTATAGG AGCGGCTGCTCCCTCCGCATGCTGAATCCCCAGTCTTTCTCCTCCACGGTGTGGAACGTGCTGTCGATCTTCCAAGAGCAGTTTGGCAGCATGGCAGGAGCCAACGT ATACCTGACACCACCTGGAACACAAGGCTTTGCTCCACATTATGACGACATTGAGGCTTTTGTGGTGCAGCTGGAGGGGAAGAAACATTGGAGAGTGTACAACCCAAG GACAGAAGATGAGGTCTTACCTGTGCTCTCGAGTA CAAACTTCAATCAGAAAGACATTGGGAAGCCGATCTTGGAAGTGGTGCTAGAAGCCGGAGATCTCCTTTACTTTCCCCGGGGATTCATCCACCAGGGCGACTGCCTCCCCGATGCTCACTCCCTCCACATTACCATCTCCTCCTACCAGAAGAACAGCTGGGGGGATCTGCTACATAAG GTGGTTCCAGCAGCATTGGAAATAGCAATGGAGGAGGATGTGGAGTTCAGACAAGGCTTACCTTTGGATTACCTGACGTACATGGGAGTACAGAACTCTGACAAG GATGACCCACGAAGGACAAAATTCTTTTCACAAACTGAGTATCTGATGAAGAAGCTAGCAACTTACTCCCCGGTCGATGCTGCCGTGGATCAGAAAGCCAGAGGCTTCCTCCATGACTGCCTCCCTCCCATGCTCACACCAG AGGAATTGGCCAGCAGTGTGCAAGGAGCATCTGCAAGGTGGGAGTGTGGGCAAGTCATGGATGTAGGTTCACAAATCACTACCCAGACCCGAGTCAGAGTTCTCCGTGCCGGATGTGCCAG gcTATGCAGTGATGGAGAAGCTGTTAATCTCTACTACACGACAGAAAACTCCAGAGTTTACCACAAAGAGGAGCTCAAGagttttgaaataaaagcagag cacaCAGATGCCATTGAGTTTCTGATCCATTCGTATCCCAAATTTGTGACCGTAGGAAGTTTCCCATGTGATTCTGCACAGGACAGG ATCGCTTTGGCCGAGTTGCTCTTTGAGAGGGGGATTATCCACACTGCAGAACCTCTGTAG
- the extl3 gene encoding exostosin-like 3, with amino-acid sequence MQRNGGGGGAGGQPWVLRRVRLTWLSFMLFFILVFFPLIAHYYLTTIDEAGGPDKRIFGPRPGGELCEAKHVQDLCRIRESVSEELLQLEAKRQELNGEIARLNLRIEACKRSIDSAKQDLLQLKNVISQTEHSYKELMAQNQPKLSLPVRLLPDKEDPGLPPPKSARSCRLRSCFDYARCPLTSGFPVYVYDTGSYSWADYLDPLVKQAFAASVKSNIYITDNPSIACLYLVLVGELQESSSPPPSPSELEKQLKALPYWRSDGHNHVLVHFSRKSMTQNFLYNVSTGRAAVAQSTFLEQQYREGFDLVVSPLVHALSEPNFLEVPPQVPVKRKYLFTFQGERVESLRSSLQEAPPQSFEEEMEGDPPADYDDRIIGTLKAVQDSHLDQVLVEFTCKNPRPSLPTEWALCGEREDRLEVLKASTFGLVIAPGDGQLVASAGCGMRLFEALEVGTIPVVLGDHSRLPYHQFIRWSEAAIIVPKPRVTELHFLLRSLSDNDMLAMRRQGRFLWETYFSTTENVLNTLLASIRTSIQVPAAPIKEEPAVEIPHKAGKMAGTDANLADNGDLDLGPVETEPPYASPRFLRNFTYTAAETYRTWNRAPGPFHLFPHTPLDPVLPSEAKFLGSGTGFRPIGGGTGGSGKEFQAALGGNVPREQFTVVMLTYEREEVLMNSLERLNGLPYLNKVVVVWNSPKPPSDDLLWPDIGLPIVVVHTEKNSLNNRFLPWDAVETEAILSIDDDAHLRHDEIMFGFRVWREARDRIVGFPGRYHAWDVNHQSWLYNSNYSCELSMVLTGAAFFHKYYAYLYSYVMPQAIRDMVDEYINCEDIAMNFLVSHITRKPPIKVTSRWTFRCPGCPQALSHDDSHFHERHKCINFFVKVYGYMPLLYTQFRVDSVLFKTRLPHDKTKCFKFI; translated from the exons ATGCAGCGTAACGGCGGTGGAGGGGGTGCCGGTGGCCAGCCATGGGTGTTACGGCGCGTGCGCCTCACCTGGCTCAGTTTCATGCTCTTCTTCATCCTGGTCTTCTTCCCACTCATCGCCCACTACTACCTCACTACCATCGACGAAGCTGGGGGTCCCGACAAGCGCATCTTTGGGCCGCGGCCCGGCGGTGAACTGTGTGAGGCAAAACATGTGCAGGACCTCTGCCGGATCCGCGAGTCAGTCAGcgaggagctgctgcagctggaggcCAAGAGGCAGGAGCTCAACGGGGAGATCGCCCGGCTCAACCTGCGCATCGAGGCCTGCAAGCGGAGCATCGACAGCGCCAAGCAGGACCTGCTGCAGCTAAAGAACGTTATCAGCCAGACGGAGCATTCATATAAAGAACTGATGGCCCAGAACCAGCCCAAGTTATCGCTGCCAGTCAGGCTGCTGCCGGACAAGGAGGACCCGGGTCTGCCACCACCCAAGTCTGCCCGCTCCTGCCGCCTACGCTCCTGCTTCGACTATGCGCGCTGCCCTCTTACGTCTGGCTTTCCTGTGTATGTCTACGACACGGGCTCCTATTCATGGGCGGATTATCTTGACCCACTGGTGAAGCAGGCTTTTGCAGCTTCAGTAAAGAGCAACATTTATATAACCGATAACCCCAGCATCGCTTGTCTGTATTTGGTGTTGGTAGGAGAGCTACAAGAGTCCTCCTCCCCACCGCCATCTCCTTCAGAGCTGGAGAAGCAACTAAAAGCTCTCCCTTACTGGAGGTCTGATGGACACAATCATGTACTGGTGCATTTTTCTAGAAAGTCCATGACACAGAACTTCCTGTATAATGTGAGCACAGGACGGGCGGCAGTCGCTCAGTCCACCTTCCTGGAGCAGCAGTACCGTGAGGGCTTTGACCTGGTCGTTTCTCCACTGGTTCATGCCCTCTCAGAACCAAATTTTTTGGAGGTGCCCCCTCAAGTTCCCGTAAAGAGGAAATACCTCTTCACCTTCCAGGGGGAGAGGGTGGAGTCGCTGAGGAGCAGCTTACAGGAGGCACCCCCTCAGTCTTTCGAGGAGGAAATGGAAGGAGACCCACCGGCCGACTACGACGATCGCATCATCGGCACCTTAAAGGCGGTGCAGGACAGCCACTTGGATCAGGTGCTGGTGGAGTTCACCTGCAAGAACCCACGGCCAAGTTTGCCGACCGAGTGGGCTCTttgtggagagagggaggacaggcTGGAGGTCCTCAAGGCTTCAACTTTTGGCTTGGTGATCGCTCCAGGGGACGGACAGCTGGTGGCCTCAGCAGGCTGTGGGATGAGGCTCTTTGAGGCCCTAGAGGTAGGGACCATTCCAGTCGTGCTGGGCGACCACTCCAGGCTGCCGTATCACCAGTTTATTCGCTGGAGTGAAGCAGCCATTATTGTCCCCAAGCCTCGCGTCACAGAGCTACACTTCCTGCTGCGCAGCCTATCGGACAACGACATGTTGGCCATGAGGCGTCAGGGCCGCTTTCTGTGGGAGACCTACTTCTCCACCACGGAGAATGTCCTCAACACCCTCCTGGCCAGCATCAGAACCAGCATCCAGGTTCCTGCTGCACCCATCAAAGAAGAGCCCGCCGTCGAGATTCCCCACAAAGCAGGGAAGATGGCAGGTACTGATGCCAACCTGGCTGACAACGGGGATCTGGATTTGGGTCCTGTCGAGACAGAGCCCCCCTACGCCTCGCCACGCTTCCTCCGCAACTTCACATACACAGCTGCAGAAACTTATAGAACGTGGAACCGGGCCCCGGGGCCTTTCCATCTGTTCCCTCACACCCCTCTGGACCCCGTGCTGCCCTCCGAAGCCAAATTCCTTGGCTCAGGTACTGGTTTTAGGCCTATCGGTGGAGGTACGGGAGGCTCGGGGAAGGAGTTTCAGGCAGCTCTAGGAGGAAATGTGCCCCGAGAACAGTTTACCGTGGTGATGCTGACTtatgagagggaggaggtgctAATGAACTCTCTGGAGAGACTTAATGGCCTGCCGTACCTCAACAAAGTAGTGGTGGTGTGGAACTCGCCCAAGCCTCCTTCAGATGACCTGCTGTGGCCAGACATCGGCCTGCCGATTGTG GTCGTCCACACAGAAAAGAACAGCCTCAACAACCGCTTCCTTCCCTGGGACGCCGTGGAAACCGAGGCCATCCTGTCGATTGACGACGATGCTCATCTACGCCACGATGAGATCATGTTCGGGTTCAG AGTGTGGCGTGAGGCCAGAGATCGCATCGTGGGTTTCCCCGGGAGGTATCATGCATGGGACGTGAACCACCAGTCCTGGCTGTACAACTCCAACTACTCCTGTGAGCTCTCCATGGTCCTGACAGGAGCTGCTTTCTTCCATAAG TACTACGCCTACCTGTACTCCTACGTGATGCCCCAAGCCATCCGGGACATGGTGGACGAGTACATAAACTGCGAGGACATTGCCATGAACTTCCTGGTCTCTCACATCACCCGCAAACCCCCCATCAAG GTAACATCGCGTTGGACTTTCCGCTGTCCCGGCTGCCCTCAGGCCCTTTCACACGATGACTCGCATTTCCACGAACGCCACAAGTGCATCAACTTCTTCGTCAAGGTGTACGGCTACATGCCACTGCTCTACACGCAGTTTCGCGTGGACTCTGTGCTTTTTAAGACTCGTTTGCCCCACGACAAGACCAAGTGCTTCAAGTTCATCTAG